From one Bacillota bacterium genomic stretch:
- the murA gene encoding UDP-N-acetylglucosamine 1-carboxyvinyltransferase, protein MIQNRAAWERGRTVGRYIINGGKPLRGLMDVHGAKNSALPIMAACLLSQGVCTIGNVPALSDVEIMAEILECSGAKASYAEGVLRIDSSCLADGEIPEPLMRKMRSSFIVVGPLLARLGRVKVTYPGGCAIGTRAIDLHLKGLARLGVTVRESYGSIEFVAKQLQGANIYLDYPSVGATENIMMAAVTAKGTTIISNAAREPEIVDLQNFLNRLGAKIAGAGTDQIRVDGVEELGSATYDIIPDRIVAGTLLVAAAATGGTITLQKVIPEHLTLATGKLVEMGAWIETGENWITVTGPERLGPVDKITTAPHPGFPTDMQPFFMAALAVADGVSIVTEMVFDGRFKHVDELRRMGANISIDNRAAIIRGVPELTGALVEATDLRAGAALTVAGLIAQGTTIIDCIEHVDRGYVSLEEQLRSLGADIRRTEGGVCS, encoded by the coding sequence GAAAACCTTTACGCGGTTTGATGGATGTGCATGGCGCCAAAAACTCAGCTTTGCCGATAATGGCTGCTTGTTTGCTTAGCCAAGGTGTTTGTACTATTGGCAATGTGCCTGCTTTGTCAGATGTTGAAATTATGGCAGAGATTCTTGAATGTTCAGGAGCTAAGGCCTCATATGCAGAAGGTGTGCTGCGCATAGATAGCAGTTGTCTTGCCGACGGCGAAATACCTGAGCCACTGATGCGAAAGATGCGCTCGTCCTTTATTGTTGTGGGACCGCTGCTGGCAAGATTGGGCAGAGTAAAGGTAACTTATCCGGGTGGGTGTGCAATTGGAACCCGGGCCATTGATTTGCATCTGAAGGGGTTGGCACGCCTGGGGGTTACAGTCAGGGAAAGCTATGGCTCAATAGAATTTGTTGCAAAACAGCTTCAGGGGGCAAATATCTACCTTGACTATCCAAGTGTGGGCGCTACAGAAAACATAATGATGGCAGCGGTCACAGCGAAAGGCACCACCATTATCAGCAACGCAGCCCGGGAGCCGGAGATTGTCGATTTACAAAACTTTCTTAACCGGCTAGGCGCGAAAATTGCCGGAGCCGGCACAGATCAAATCAGAGTAGATGGAGTTGAGGAACTGGGCAGCGCCACATATGATATTATTCCGGACAGGATTGTTGCCGGGACATTGTTGGTGGCTGCGGCAGCAACAGGTGGGACAATAACACTCCAAAAAGTTATTCCCGAGCATCTGACTTTGGCCACCGGAAAACTGGTGGAGATGGGCGCTTGGATAGAAACAGGAGAAAACTGGATAACTGTCACCGGACCCGAACGTCTGGGGCCGGTAGACAAAATCACCACAGCGCCCCATCCCGGTTTCCCCACCGATATGCAGCCCTTTTTTATGGCGGCATTGGCGGTGGCAGACGGGGTCAGTATTGTTACTGAAATGGTGTTTGACGGTCGCTTTAAACATGTGGATGAGCTGAGACGTATGGGGGCGAATATTAGCATTGATAACCGGGCTGCAATTATCAGGGGTGTCCCCGAATTGACCGGGGCGCTAGTTGAAGCAACCGACCTGCGGGCCGGGGCGGCCCTGACCGTAGCGGGGTTAATCGCCCAAGGAACTACAATAATCGACTGCATTGAGCATGTCGATCGGGGTTATGTTTCACTGGAGGAGCAATTACGTTCATTGGGCGCAGATATCCGGAGGACAGAAGGTGGGGTTTGCTCTTGA
- a CDS encoding YggS family pyridoxal phosphate-dependent enzyme, with translation MDSLQTNLIEIRRRIERAAQSAGRDPCDIRLIAVSKAASVDAIQTLIAAGHCDFGENRLPAGLKKLQAVEAEVRWHMIGRIQTNKIKYLPQFSLIHSLDRWPLAVALNEYALKKDLRFRCLVQVNIARDPNKAGILPGELPDFITSLSELNNLEIQGLMTIPALEADSQQTRSWYANLANQFAETGAGKLPGNVKMRWLSMGMSDDFELAVAAGANMVRVGSAIFSN, from the coding sequence ATGGATAGTTTACAAACCAACTTAATCGAGATTCGCAGGCGAATAGAGCGGGCTGCCCAGTCGGCAGGGAGAGACCCCTGTGATATTCGCCTGATTGCGGTCAGTAAAGCTGCGTCTGTAGATGCAATTCAAACTTTAATTGCTGCCGGACATTGCGATTTTGGCGAAAACCGATTGCCGGCAGGATTGAAAAAGCTACAGGCGGTGGAAGCGGAGGTTCGTTGGCATATGATTGGCCGTATCCAAACTAACAAAATTAAGTATTTACCACAGTTTTCTTTGATTCATTCACTGGACCGCTGGCCGCTTGCTGTGGCGCTAAATGAATACGCTTTAAAAAAAGATCTGCGCTTCCGCTGTTTGGTTCAGGTGAATATTGCCCGGGATCCCAATAAGGCAGGAATTTTGCCTGGCGAACTTCCGGATTTCATCACATCTCTATCGGAGTTGAACAATCTCGAAATCCAGGGATTGATGACTATTCCCGCCCTGGAAGCCGATAGTCAGCAAACACGCTCGTGGTATGCTAACCTTGCCAATCAATTCGCTGAAACAGGCGCCGGCAAATTGCCGGGCAATGTTAAGATGCGCTGGCTTTCCATGGGTATGTCCGATGACTTTGAACTGGCTGTGGCAGCTGGGGCTAACATGGTCCGGGTCGGCAGTGCAATTTTTTCTAATTAA
- the sigG gene encoding RNA polymerase sporulation sigma factor SigG: MFPPHILSRPGDTLCCTGIPYREATSVINKVEICGVNTAKLPVLKNAQMRSLFVSLQKGDYSARQQLINGNLRLVLSVIQRFNNRGECVDDLFQVGCIGLMKAIDNFDLSQNVKFSTYAVPMIIGEIRRYLRDNNPIRVSRSLRDVAYKALQVRDELVNKNAREPTVAEIAEALQVKREEVVFALDAIQEPVSLFEPIYHDGGDPIFVMDQIGDAKQSDKIWLEEIALKEALHRLNVREKSILNLRFFEGKTQMEVADEIGISQAQVSRLEKAALKNLRKYIKEDN, from the coding sequence ATGTTCCCCCCGCATATTTTAAGCCGCCCGGGAGATACTTTATGCTGTACTGGCATACCATACAGGGAGGCAACATCTGTGATTAACAAAGTTGAGATATGCGGGGTCAATACAGCGAAGCTCCCGGTCCTTAAAAATGCACAAATGCGCAGTCTATTTGTTTCTCTGCAAAAGGGTGATTATTCTGCCCGACAGCAGTTGATCAATGGAAATCTGCGCTTGGTTCTCAGTGTGATTCAACGGTTTAACAACCGCGGTGAATGTGTTGATGATTTGTTTCAAGTCGGTTGTATCGGTCTGATGAAGGCAATTGACAATTTTGATCTCAGTCAGAATGTAAAGTTCTCCACCTATGCGGTTCCGATGATTATCGGTGAAATCCGCAGATATTTACGGGATAATAATCCAATTCGAGTCAGTCGTTCATTGCGGGATGTTGCATATAAAGCGCTGCAAGTCCGGGATGAGTTGGTTAATAAAAATGCCAGAGAACCAACAGTGGCCGAAATTGCAGAGGCGCTGCAGGTAAAGCGGGAAGAGGTAGTGTTTGCCCTAGATGCTATTCAGGAGCCCGTCTCACTTTTTGAGCCAATTTATCACGACGGCGGCGATCCGATTTTTGTCATGGACCAAATCGGCGATGCCAAACAGAGCGATAAGATCTGGTTGGAAGAAATCGCCCTCAAAGAGGCGCTGCATCGGCTGAACGTACGTGAGAAATCTATTTTAAACCTGCGTTTTTTCGAAGGTAAAACGCAGATGGAGGTTGCCGATGAAATTGGCATCTCCCAAGCCCAGGTTTCACGTCTTGAAAAGGCGGCGTTAAAAAATCTACGGAAGTATATTAAAGAAGATAATTAA
- the ftsZ gene encoding cell division protein FtsZ — MVEFLEIDMEQYAHIKVIGVGGGGNNAVNRMINAGVKGVEFIAVNTDAQALHMSRADIRIQIGAKLTRGLGAGANPEVGRKAAEESIEQLQKHVAGADMVFVTAGMGGGTGTGAAPVIAELTKASGALTVGVVTKPFSFEGRRRELYAEKGIEALRAAVDTLIVIPNDRLYEVVEESTPIVEAFRIADDVLRQGVQGLSDLITNPGLINLDFADVRTIMEETGAALMGIGRAKGENRSIEAAKVAINSPLLETSIEGAKGVILNVTGGENLSITEAKEAARIIKEHADKNVNLIYGLVINQELKDEVCVTVIATGIEGKRQQKTTENWKPLEERENQIEIPAYVRKKNRTD, encoded by the coding sequence ATGGTTGAGTTTTTAGAGATTGATATGGAGCAATATGCGCATATAAAAGTCATTGGCGTTGGCGGTGGCGGCAATAATGCCGTAAACCGGATGATTAATGCTGGCGTCAAAGGGGTAGAGTTTATCGCTGTTAACACTGATGCCCAGGCATTGCATATGTCTCGGGCTGATATCCGCATCCAGATTGGCGCCAAATTGACCCGGGGATTGGGGGCAGGCGCCAACCCGGAAGTGGGCCGTAAAGCTGCTGAAGAAAGCATTGAGCAGCTGCAAAAACATGTCGCTGGTGCGGACATGGTATTTGTCACTGCCGGCATGGGGGGCGGCACTGGTACAGGTGCTGCACCGGTAATCGCTGAACTGACTAAAGCTTCGGGCGCGCTCACCGTCGGAGTGGTCACCAAGCCATTTTCCTTTGAGGGGCGTCGCCGGGAGTTATATGCCGAAAAGGGTATAGAAGCTTTGCGCGCAGCTGTGGATACCCTGATTGTTATTCCCAACGACAGGTTGTATGAGGTGGTGGAAGAAAGCACACCGATTGTCGAAGCCTTTCGCATCGCCGATGATGTGCTCCGCCAGGGCGTCCAGGGGCTGTCGGATTTAATCACCAATCCTGGTCTGATTAACCTGGATTTTGCCGATGTGCGCACAATTATGGAGGAAACCGGCGCCGCGCTGATGGGAATCGGACGGGCCAAAGGTGAGAACCGTTCGATTGAGGCGGCGAAAGTAGCCATCAATAGTCCTTTGCTGGAAACCTCGATTGAAGGGGCCAAAGGTGTCATCCTTAACGTCACTGGCGGTGAAAACCTCAGTATCACTGAGGCAAAGGAAGCTGCGAGAATAATTAAGGAGCACGCCGATAAAAACGTTAATCTAATCTATGGATTGGTGATAAATCAGGAATTAAAGGACGAAGTTTGCGTCACTGTTATCGCCACCGGCATCGAGGGCAAAAGACAACAAAAGACAACGGAAAATTGGAAGCCCCTGGAAGAAAGGGAGAATCAAATCGAAATCCCGGCCTATGTGCGAAAAAAAAACCGGACAGATTAA
- a CDS encoding FtsQ-type POTRA domain-containing protein: MYPHRAKVKKKRRGARNGFWLLFTLFVVLGLGALYLASPLALIADVTVIGTDNLEAESLIMQSSIREGEHFWRINLGQARKDLLSNYWLQSVQIKRQFPNSILIEVTEQRPLALIADSESSSEYIVSKTGLILSENSGFSLPYITGHEIRVDAGVDLSLHDSVTAALRSIESLLLIETELSEVNIEHYPVNLQLFTTDGYRILASPHQLDDRVNDLLAMLAQLRRQALRGTIDLRGKQGVVSFTPYETTEPDDSLPDPESESEQIPEPDADNDNF; this comes from the coding sequence ATGTATCCGCACAGAGCGAAAGTAAAAAAGAAGCGACGGGGAGCCAGAAATGGGTTCTGGCTCCTTTTTACCTTGTTTGTTGTACTGGGTCTGGGCGCCTTGTACCTGGCATCACCACTGGCCTTAATTGCGGATGTGACGGTTATAGGCACTGATAATCTGGAAGCTGAATCGCTGATTATGCAATCCTCGATTCGGGAGGGCGAACATTTTTGGCGCATCAATCTGGGACAAGCCCGAAAAGATCTGCTCAGCAATTATTGGTTGCAATCGGTCCAAATTAAAAGGCAGTTTCCCAATTCAATCTTGATTGAAGTGACGGAGCAGCGTCCGCTGGCTTTAATTGCCGATAGTGAATCTAGTTCCGAATACATAGTCAGTAAGACAGGATTAATTCTTTCGGAAAATAGCGGCTTTTCATTGCCCTACATAACCGGCCACGAGATCCGTGTAGATGCAGGCGTTGACCTGTCTCTCCACGACTCGGTGACGGCTGCCCTCAGGTCGATTGAGAGTTTATTGCTGATAGAAACCGAGCTTTCAGAAGTAAATATAGAACATTATCCGGTGAATTTACAATTATTTACCACCGACGGCTACCGAATCCTGGCCAGCCCTCACCAATTAGATGACAGGGTAAATGATCTCCTGGCTATGTTGGCTCAACTGCGGAGACAAGCACTCAGGGGAACGATCGATTTACGGGGCAAACAAGGTGTAGTTAGTTTTACCCCATACGAAACAACGGAGCCGGATGATTCTTTACCTGACCCAGAGTCGGAATCTGAGCAAATTCCAGAGCCAGATGCGGATAATGATAATTTTTAA
- a CDS encoding chorismate synthase, with protein MRFLTAGESHGNQVGAIIEGFPAQVPVNEATLAELLERRRMAPGRGPRMKTEQDKFQIVSGVAQGRTLGTPIMVLVPNQVRDRPQNPVTVPRPGHADLPGLVKYELADIHDVAERASARETVVRTVVGGLALQLLRPLGIEIKSRIKTIAGRTEYDRILDQARETGDTLGGVVELTVTGLCGGVGTFAHWDRRLDVLLGGAMFGIPGVKGVEFGQAFALTNAPGSQYHDAFTPIDGHFRRETNNAGGIEGGMSNGEQIILELAVKPIPTLDQPLSSFDTVSGRPAPAPVLRHDVTAVGAVAPIAEAVCAWELAASLVKQLGGDTLSELNAAYQSLQNKWLQRTQACKS; from the coding sequence ATGCGATTTCTTACAGCCGGTGAGTCCCATGGCAACCAGGTAGGGGCAATTATTGAAGGTTTTCCTGCCCAGGTTCCGGTGAACGAGGCCACGCTGGCCGAGTTGCTGGAACGCCGCCGCATGGCGCCGGGGCGCGGGCCGCGGATGAAAACCGAGCAGGATAAGTTTCAAATCGTATCAGGTGTTGCCCAGGGCCGTACTCTGGGCACGCCGATAATGGTGCTTGTTCCCAACCAGGTAAGGGATCGTCCGCAAAACCCCGTGACTGTTCCCCGGCCCGGACATGCCGATTTGCCCGGTTTAGTAAAATATGAGCTGGCTGACATCCATGATGTGGCCGAGAGGGCCAGCGCCCGGGAGACGGTTGTGCGTACAGTTGTGGGCGGTTTAGCTCTGCAATTGCTTCGGCCCCTAGGAATTGAGATAAAAAGTCGAATCAAAACCATCGCCGGTAGAACTGAGTATGACCGAATCTTGGATCAGGCACGGGAAACGGGGGACACCCTAGGAGGTGTGGTCGAACTTACTGTGACCGGGCTTTGTGGTGGTGTAGGCACTTTTGCCCACTGGGACCGGCGACTGGATGTGCTTTTAGGCGGAGCAATGTTTGGTATCCCTGGGGTGAAAGGGGTGGAATTTGGGCAGGCTTTTGCGTTGACAAACGCCCCCGGTTCCCAATACCACGATGCCTTTACCCCGATAGACGGGCACTTCCGACGGGAAACTAACAACGCCGGAGGCATTGAGGGTGGGATGAGCAACGGAGAACAGATTATCCTGGAACTGGCGGTAAAGCCAATACCGACCCTGGATCAACCCCTGTCCAGCTTTGATACGGTCAGCGGTAGACCGGCGCCGGCACCGGTTCTCAGGCATGATGTTACCGCCGTTGGCGCGGTGGCGCCCATTGCGGAAGCTGTATGTGCCTGGGAGTTGGCGGCAAGCCTAGTAAAGCAACTGGGAGGCGACACCCTTTCTGAATTGAACGCCGCTTATCAAAGCTTGCAGAATAAATGGCTGCAGAGGACTCAGGCATGCAAATCTTAG
- a CDS encoding YggT family protein, with amino-acid sequence MPINYFLSRLVVFFTYLLWARIILSWFPARPGGLLGEAFAVLHAITEPVLAPLRKVIPPIQMGHGYLDLAPIILLILLSFLRGAL; translated from the coding sequence ATGCCAATAAACTATTTCTTAAGCAGGCTGGTTGTTTTTTTCACATATTTGCTCTGGGCTAGAATTATCCTTTCGTGGTTTCCCGCCCGCCCCGGTGGGTTGCTTGGTGAAGCGTTCGCTGTCTTACATGCAATCACTGAACCTGTGCTAGCGCCGCTGCGGAAAGTTATTCCACCAATCCAAATGGGACATGGTTACCTTGATCTGGCGCCGATAATTTTGCTGATCTTACTAAGCTTTCTCCGGGGAGCGTTGTAA
- the ftsA gene encoding cell division protein FtsA: protein MSKNQFLCSLDIGTTNTRAIVGEFDRDGQINVVGIGQSRSSGLKRGTIIDIDATVKGISEAVEQAERMIGEEIDQVYVGIGGPQTSLLRNRGVVAVQNEDREITDQDIERVMQAAQVLAIPPEREIINIRPITYVVDGYDGIIDPKGMIGVRLEMEALIVTGKATYVQNIKRCVERADLEVGGIVLKGLSSGMLAMNPDERELGCALIDIGGGVTEISIFENDVLRHFVSIPQGGDLVTYDLAHGLKVPYAQAEQIKIVYGAASPEHAGDGSISIESVGASRPVDVPAAELVYYIQPRVEEIFDYIRTELIRAGFQQPPTGGVVLTGGACQLPGLLEIAESKLTTNVRLYRPGQVGVADPSFTASTSLLHYVAGVSPVVPQKKPARKGNSRPVFNKIKSLFSELFG from the coding sequence ATGTCAAAAAACCAGTTTTTATGCAGTTTAGATATTGGGACTACAAATACCCGCGCAATAGTTGGCGAATTCGACCGCGATGGCCAGATTAATGTTGTCGGTATCGGCCAGAGTCGCTCCAGCGGCCTGAAAAGGGGCACAATTATTGATATTGATGCTACCGTCAAGGGAATTTCGGAAGCCGTAGAGCAGGCAGAGCGTATGATTGGTGAAGAAATTGACCAGGTTTATGTTGGAATTGGCGGACCCCAGACCAGCTTATTGCGCAATCGGGGTGTAGTAGCCGTTCAAAATGAAGACCGGGAAATTACCGATCAGGATATTGAGCGGGTAATGCAGGCAGCTCAGGTGTTGGCAATTCCACCGGAGCGGGAAATAATCAATATCCGGCCGATTACATACGTTGTCGACGGTTATGATGGGATTATAGATCCTAAGGGGATGATTGGTGTCCGCCTTGAAATGGAAGCACTGATTGTAACCGGCAAAGCCACCTATGTGCAAAATATCAAACGTTGTGTGGAACGGGCCGATTTAGAGGTGGGCGGCATTGTCTTAAAGGGGTTGTCCTCTGGTATGTTGGCCATGAATCCGGATGAACGGGAGTTGGGGTGTGCCCTGATTGACATTGGCGGCGGGGTGACAGAGATATCAATCTTTGAAAATGATGTTCTCCGGCACTTTGTGTCCATTCCCCAGGGCGGCGATTTAGTTACCTACGATTTGGCTCACGGTTTAAAGGTTCCCTATGCACAAGCTGAACAGATAAAAATTGTTTACGGAGCTGCCAGTCCGGAACATGCTGGTGACGGTTCAATCAGCATTGAGAGTGTCGGTGCATCTCGACCCGTTGATGTTCCGGCTGCTGAGTTAGTCTACTATATTCAGCCGCGGGTGGAAGAGATTTTTGACTATATCCGGACAGAATTGATTAGGGCTGGCTTTCAGCAACCACCCACCGGCGGTGTAGTTCTCACCGGAGGTGCTTGTCAGCTCCCCGGGCTGCTGGAAATAGCTGAAAGCAAGCTGACAACGAATGTCCGTCTTTACCGTCCCGGTCAGGTCGGTGTGGCAGATCCTTCATTTACTGCCAGTACATCCTTGCTGCATTATGTTGCCGGTGTGAGCCCGGTTGTCCCACAGAAGAAACCTGCCCGCAAGGGAAACAGCCGGCCTGTATTTAACAAAATCAAATCATTGTTCTCAGAATTGTTCGGATAG
- a CDS encoding YlmC/YmxH family sporulation protein — protein MKISDLKSLRVVNLENGKVLGRIHDLVLDVNEGTVKAMILPGEGKWRLFSSTEKELEVPWEKIRKLGKDVILVEVAQSWPLKE, from the coding sequence ATGAAAATATCAGATTTAAAAAGTTTACGGGTTGTAAATTTGGAAAACGGTAAGGTATTGGGCCGAATTCATGATTTAGTTCTGGACGTCAATGAAGGAACTGTGAAGGCAATGATACTCCCGGGAGAGGGCAAGTGGCGTTTATTTTCCTCCACCGAAAAGGAATTGGAGGTGCCGTGGGAGAAAATTAGGAAATTGGGCAAGGATGTTATTTTAGTCGAGGTCGCCCAGTCCTGGCCGCTTAAAGAATGA
- a CDS encoding DivIVA domain-containing protein, protein MPLTPLDIHNKEFSKGFRGYDEDEVNEFLDRIVKDYEAIVKENMAMKQKIEEYKDKLEHYTKIEETLHNAIVVAQQTAKEVKETAMSEAELIRKEAERESRRGIEESQVRAKKIQREVEELVKQAHVFRSRFRSLLEAQLEIVNSDDWSEIERFGSLNASEIE, encoded by the coding sequence ATGCCATTAACGCCATTGGATATTCACAACAAAGAATTTAGCAAGGGTTTTCGTGGATATGATGAAGATGAAGTAAATGAGTTTCTCGATCGGATTGTTAAAGACTATGAGGCAATCGTCAAAGAAAATATGGCAATGAAGCAGAAAATCGAGGAATATAAAGACAAGCTCGAGCATTATACAAAGATTGAGGAAACCCTGCATAATGCGATAGTTGTCGCTCAACAGACTGCCAAAGAAGTCAAGGAAACTGCGATGAGCGAAGCGGAGCTGATTCGTAAGGAAGCTGAGCGAGAGTCCCGCCGGGGTATTGAAGAATCCCAGGTTCGGGCCAAGAAAATTCAGCGTGAAGTTGAAGAGCTGGTCAAGCAGGCCCATGTTTTCCGCAGCCGTTTCCGCAGTCTTCTGGAAGCGCAGTTGGAGATAGTTAACAGCGACGATTGGAGTGAGATTGAACGGTTTGGATCTTTAAATGCCAGTGAAATTGAGTAA
- the sigE gene encoding RNA polymerase sporulation sigma factor SigE gives MWIRIYWSVKLWFYKLTAWIMPEADFDFVGSNEALPPPLSVDEESYLIQKLSDGEETVKRVLIERNLRLVVYIARKFENTGIGLEDLASIGTIGLIKAVNTFDPEKKIKLATYASKCIENEILMYLRRNNKLRAEVSFDEPLNVDWDGNELLLSDVLGTEPDVIHKNLEYQVNKKLLLGALDKLSARERKIMELRFGLGDGMERTQKQVAEYLGISQSYISRLEKKIIVRLKKEMARLG, from the coding sequence ATGTGGATTAGGATTTATTGGTCGGTAAAGTTGTGGTTCTACAAGCTTACGGCCTGGATTATGCCGGAAGCAGATTTTGACTTTGTCGGTAGTAATGAAGCATTGCCGCCCCCCCTTTCCGTGGATGAGGAATCTTATTTAATTCAAAAACTCAGTGATGGCGAGGAAACTGTCAAACGGGTCTTGATTGAACGCAATTTACGGCTTGTGGTCTATATTGCCCGAAAGTTTGAAAACACGGGGATAGGGTTGGAAGATCTCGCCTCTATAGGTACGATTGGATTGATTAAGGCAGTCAATACCTTTGACCCGGAAAAGAAAATCAAGCTGGCTACCTATGCCTCCAAATGTATAGAAAATGAAATACTTATGTACCTGAGGCGCAATAATAAGCTTCGGGCGGAGGTGTCTTTTGACGAACCGCTTAACGTAGATTGGGACGGCAATGAATTGCTGTTGTCAGATGTACTGGGAACAGAGCCAGATGTGATCCACAAAAATCTTGAATACCAGGTTAACAAGAAATTGCTCTTGGGCGCTCTGGATAAACTTTCTGCCCGGGAGCGAAAAATAATGGAGCTTAGATTTGGTTTAGGCGACGGCATGGAACGGACGCAGAAACAGGTTGCCGAATATCTGGGAATCTCGCAATCTTATATATCTCGGCTTGAGAAAAAAATTATTGTGCGTCTTAAGAAAGAGATGGCCAGACTGGGATAA